Proteins from a genomic interval of Vespula pensylvanica isolate Volc-1 chromosome 22, ASM1446617v1, whole genome shotgun sequence:
- the LOC122636567 gene encoding O-glucosyltransferase rumi homolog: MKCLSFIVLLIIFLKGHCVEQYCKINDAEHCKERDEGYKYKKVEKYEEYIEAIHNAERNYIECNATRCECFKDIIIRDLKPFKKNGISKELIDIAKTRGTFYQIIGGKLYREKDCMFPSRCAGIEHFLLKIIHNLTDMDLVVNTRDYPQSNKHFGKPLPVFSFSKTPQYYDIMYPAWAFWEGGPAISLYPRGLGRWDQHRELLNKASENIPWNKKKEKVFFRGSRTSSERDNLILLSRKNPNLVDAQYTKNQAWKSDEDTLHAPPASEVPLESHCAYKYLFNYRGVAASFRYKHLFLCRSLVFHVGDEWTEFYYDAMKPWIHFIPVPKDASQTDLKELIQFAIDNDILSEKIANRGRDFIWHKLRMKDILCFWKKLLKSYGKIFSYKPVLDKRLIKIERK; this comes from the exons ATGAAGTGCTTaagttttattgttttattaataatttttttaaaaggacACTGTGTCGAACAATACTGCAAAATTAATGATGCAGAACATTGCAAGGAAAGAGATGAAggttataaatataagaaag ttgaaaaatatgaagaatatATTGAAGCTATTCATAATGCTGAAAGGAATTACATAGAATGCAATGCTACGAGATGTGAATGTTTTaaggatataataattagagaTTTGAAGCCATTCAAAAAAAATGGTATAAGTaaagaattaattgatatagCAAAGACCAG aggtacattttatcaaataataggTGGAAAGCtttacagagagaaagattgtaTGTTTCCATCAAGATGTGCTGGGATAGAAcactttcttttgaaaataattcataactTAACTGATATGGATTTAGTTGTTAATACTAGAGATTATCCTCAATCAAATAAGCATTTTGGAAAACCTTTACCTGTGTTTTCTTTCAGCAAG ACACCacaatattatgatattatgtATCCAGCATGGGCATTTTGGGAAGGAGGACCCGCTATATCTTTATATCCTCGTGGTCTTGGACGGTGGGATCAACACcgtgaattattaaataaagctAGTGAAAACATACcatggaataagaaaaaagaaaaagtattttttcgtGGCTCCAGAACAAGTTCTGAACgcgataatttaatattattgagcCGTAAAAATCCAAACTTAGTTGATGCACAGTATACAAAAAATCAAGCATGGAAGTCAGATGAA gaTACATTACATGCACCTCCAGCTTCTGAAGTTCCATTAGAATCTCATTGTGcatataagtatttatttaactataGAGGAGTTGCAGCTTCATTTCGATATAAACATTTGTTCCTGTGTCGATCCTTAGTTTTCCATGTTGGTGATGAATGGAcagaattttattatgatgCAATGAAACCATGGATTCATTTTATTCCTGTTCCTAAGGATGCTAGCCAAACTGATTTAAA AGAACTCATACAATTTGCAATAGacaatgatattttatcagaaaaaattgcaaatcGCGGAAGAGATTTTATATGGCATAAattaagaatgaaagatatattatgCTTTTGGAAAAAACTATTGAAGAGTTATGGGaaaattttttcgtataaACCAGTTTTAGATAAACGTCTAATTAAAATTGAGCGAAAATAA